The Deltaproteobacteria bacterium genome includes a region encoding these proteins:
- a CDS encoding ABC transporter substrate-binding protein, with translation IVATGAPAALAAKNATKTIPIVFTSGGDPVVIGLIDSLARPGGNLTGFSQMTSELAGKRLELLKDTVPKLSRVAVLWDPRAAGSADQWKESLHPARALGLQLHSMEVSSADQLESAFKEAIKARSAALSVTGASVNISNYKRIADLALKHRLPTISVRGEFVASGGLMYYGPDESEVYKRVAYLIDRVLKGTKPAELPVERPMGFELHLNLKTADALKLTIPPIVLMRVTKVYK, from the coding sequence TCATAGTCGCGACAGGGGCGCCCGCTGCCCTGGCCGCCAAGAACGCTACCAAGACGATTCCTATCGTTTTTACGAGTGGGGGTGATCCGGTTGTGATTGGGCTGATCGATAGCCTGGCGCGGCCGGGCGGGAACCTCACGGGGTTCAGCCAAATGACCTCGGAGTTGGCCGGCAAGCGGCTGGAGTTGCTCAAGGACACCGTTCCCAAGCTCTCCCGCGTCGCGGTGCTGTGGGATCCACGGGCTGCAGGCTCTGCGGACCAATGGAAAGAAAGTCTTCACCCGGCACGGGCACTGGGTCTGCAACTTCATTCCATGGAAGTAAGCAGCGCCGACCAATTGGAGAGCGCGTTCAAAGAAGCCATCAAGGCGCGTAGCGCCGCTCTCTCCGTGACGGGGGCCTCGGTCAACATTTCTAACTACAAACGGATCGCGGATCTGGCGCTAAAACATCGGCTGCCGACGATATCCGTTCGGGGAGAATTTGTCGCCAGCGGCGGGTTGATGTATTACGGACCCGACGAGTCAGAAGTCTACAAGCGCGTCGCTTATCTCATCGACAGAGTCCTGAAGGGAACCAAGCCCGCCGAACTGCCGGTCGAGCGACCGATGGGGTTCGAATTGCATCTCAATCTCAAAACCGCCGACGCGTTAAAGTTGACAATTCCACCGATCGTGCTCATGCGGGTGACGAAGGTGTACAAGTAG